The genomic segment CCGGCAACCGTGCTTCCGGTGCCCAGCGCCAGCGATGTCAGCGTATCGCGCGGTTCATATTTCTCAGGCGCATTCCGGCGAACCCACAGCATTTCCAGAATGACGAGCAGGATGAAGAAGGGAACGGCATAGTCGACAGGGCTGAACAGTTTTTCGGTCATGTGCGTAAATGCCTGAGGCCCGAGGCCCAATATTGCGCTTCTTTACCAAGGTTGAGCGTGACCCGGCCAAATGTCCGTTCGCCGGTGCCGACGGTCAGGAAATTCTGGTCCAGCCGTGTCTCGCTATGGTTGTCGAGCAAGCGGCCCGCAAAATGTGCACCATGGCGGCGGACCAGCAAATGGCGGCCTTGGGCATCGCGCATCAATGCGCCGATTCCTGCCTTGTCGATGGCGATATCGACCGGATCAAATCCGCAGATGATTTCATCGGCGATGGCGCGGGCCTGCTCTTCGCTGCGGATACGGACATCGCCGCCGAGCCCCAATTTCCGCGCGAACCAGGCCAGAAACAGGATGGCTGCGACTGACCCTGCCAACTTCAATATCTCGACGACTGCCGGTGTCATGAAGCGCGACCGCGGACCATATCCATCATCGCCGTCACGGGCGACAGATCATATCCTGCATCCGCCGCCTGTTCGCTCAAGACGGCGGGATGGTCGCCGCGGGACGCCCGGGCGAGGGCCCATAGCAAAGTTGAACGCGTGCCGGACCGGCAATAAGCAAGCACCTTGCCTTCGGCCTTTTCCAGCGCATCCGCCATGGCGGTGACCTGCCATTCGGCAAAACCTGCATGTGTCACCGGGATCGCTACATAGGCAAGCCCTGCCGCATTGGCAGCGGCTTCGACGTCGGCACCGGGTGTCTGGTCGGCAGACTCATCCTCCGGCCGGTTGTTGATGATAAGGGTAACGCCCAAAGCCGCCGCTTCGCTGACGTCGGCGACGCCAATTTGCGGGGCTACATAGATTATATCGGTCAATTTTCTGAACATGGTTCGATCCATATTTTAATCGCGCATTTAGCACAAGCGGCCTGCATCATGCGATCGCCGCGAACTCGCGCACCACATCCAGAAACGCGTCGCCATAGGCATCCAGCTTGCGTGCGCCGACTCCGTTGACCAGCGCCATGTCCGACCGGTTGCGCGGTTTCAGCATCGCCATATCGCGCAACGTGCTATCGTGGAATATGACATAGGGCGGCACACCCGCCTCTTCAGCCAGTTCCCGCCGCTTTGCGCGCAGCGCGTCGAACAGCGGATCGCCGAGCGGGTTGCCGCCACCGCGTTCACGCCGCTTACGTCCGGTTGGCACAAGCGCAATCTCGACCTTTTTTTCGCCGCGCATGATCTGGCGTGCATCACCCGCCAGCTTGAGCCCGCCATGTTCATTGGCAACAAGGCTACCCCGCGCCTGCAACGCCCGCGCCAACGGCTTGAGCGACGTTGCTTCCTGGTCATCGACGATGCCGAACACAGACAATTGGTCATGCGCGAATTTCAGAACCCGCTCATCACTTTTGCCGGTCAGCACCTTTTCCAAATGGCCGACGCCAAACAATTGCCCTGTACGAAAGACAGCAGATAGCAGCTTTTGCGCCAGCTCCGTCGCGTCTTTGACAGCGGGAGCCTCCAGACAATTGTCACAATTGCCGCAGGTCTCCGGCGGATCTTCGCCAAAATGCCGCAGCAAGATCGCGCGTCGGCAGCCATGGGTTTCGACGAGGCGCGACAGGGCATCGATACGCACCCGCTCCGCATCGCGCCGCTCTTCGGGTAGCTCTGCCAGGCGTTCGCGCGCGCGCGTAAAATCGCCTGCAGACCACAGCATATGCGCAACCGCCGGGTCGCCATCACGCCCGGCACGTCCGCTTTCCTGATAATAGGATTCGATCGATTTCGGCAGCCCTGCATGAACGACAAAGCGGACGTCGGGCTTGTCGATGCCCATGCCGAACGCAACCGTGGCGACCATGATCATATCTTCGGACGCGACGAAATCGGCCTGCGCTTTTGCCCGCACGCGCGGCTCCATTCCTGCATGGTAGAAGCGCGCGGTTCGTCCGGTCGCTGCGATCTGCGCTGCAATCTTTTCTGTCCGGTCCCGCGTTTGCGCATAGACAATGCCCGCACCATTCAGGGAGCGCACAAGCGACGCGACCCCGCCCTTGCCCCCGCCGTTCATGGCATAGCGGATATTGGGCCGGTCAAAGCCGGAGACGATGATCCCGTCGGGCGCAATGCCAAGCTGTTCGGCAATGTCTTCACGCGTATGGGCATCGGCTGTCGCGGTCAGGGCGAGGCGGGGAACATTCGGAAAATCATCCATCAACGGCCGCAAGAGCCGGTAGTCGGGACGGAAATCATGCCCCCATTCGGACACGCAATGCGCTTCATCAATCGCGAAAAGCGCGATTTTGCTTTCACGGAGCAGCCCCCGGAATTCGAAGCTGTTCGCCCGTTCCGGCGCGACATATAAAAGGTCGAGCCGCCCGTGCCGGAAGCGGTCCATCGTTTCGGCGCGATTATCGTCCGCCGAAGTCAGCGTCGCTGCCCTTATACCAACCGCATCGGCCGCCCGCATCTGGTCATGCATAAGGGCGATGAGCGGGGAAATAACGATGGTTGTGCCGTCCATGATCACCGCCGGCAATTGATAGCAGAGCGACTTGCCTGCACCCGTCGGCATCACGGCCAGACTGTTCCGACCGTCAAGCACGCGGGCGACGACGTCTTCCTGAACCCCGCGAAAGGCGGGAAAGCCGAACACTCGGTGCAATATATCGGCAGCTTTGATCGGTGCAGGGGCGGTGGCCATCGCGCTAGGCTCTAACCCCGATATCTCGCCCAGGATAGACCGTGCTTCGACCATAGGCGACTCCGCTGTGGATAGTTGGGTCGCGGTAGAAGAAATAATGGGCGAACTGCTTTTGTAAATGATTGAGTGCGTGATTGGGTTTTCTGACCATCGGTCGATAAAGGCGCGTTGAGAGGTCTAGCTGGCTGTAACCGCTTCCTCTTCGACCTCATTCTGCTGCCGTGCCCACATCTCGGCATAGAGCCCACCCTTGGCCAACAGCTCGAAATGGGTGCCTTGTTCGGCAACTTGCCCCGCTTCCAGAACAAGTATGCGGTCTGCATCCACAATTGTAGAAAGCCTGTGTGCGATGATGATCGTGGTGCGGCGTACCGATATACGGTCGAGCGTCGACTGGATTTCTGCCTCGGTCCGGCTGTCCAGGGCGCTGGTTGCTTCGTCGAGGATCAGGATCGGCGGATTTTTGAGGAGTGTTCGGGCGATAGCCACACGCTGCTTTTCGCCCCCGGACAATTTTAGCCCACGCTCGCCAACCTTGGCCTCGTAACCTTCGGGCAGGGAGTTGATAAAGCTGTGGATCGCGGCACCGCGGGCGGCCTCCTCGATGGCCGGTTGATCGGCTCCTTCGCGGCCATAACCGATATTATAGCCTATAGTGTCGTTGAACAGCACAGTGTCCTGCGGCACAATTCCGATTTGGGAACGCAACGAGCTTTGCGTAATCTGCCGGATGTCCTGACCATCAATCGTGATCCGTCCACCGGTGACGTCGTAAAAGCGATAGATCAGCCGCGCGATCGTCGATTTTCCCGCGCCCGATGGTCCAACAACGGCAAGCCGGCCACCCGGCGGAATTTCGAAGCTCACACCTTTCAGGATCGGGCGATTTGCCTCATAGCCGAATTGCACATTTTCAAAGGCGAGTGCGCCGCCCCTGATGACCAGCGATGGAGCACCCGGGGCATCGACTATTTCCGGCGCTGTATCGATCAGATCAAACATCGCCGCCATATCGGTCAGGCCCTGGCGGATGGTGCGATACACCATTCCGAGCATATCCAGCGGCCGGAAAAGTTGCGCGAGCAGCGTGTTGACCGTCACAACATGACCAGTTGTAAACTGCCCCTGTGACCAGCCCCAAACGACATAGCCCATGGCACCTGCCATCATCAGATTTGTAATCAGCGATTGGCCGATATTCAGGATAGCCAGCGAATTTTCCGATTTTACCGCCGCATCGGCCCATTGGCTGACAACCTGGTTGTAGCGGGCGGCCTCACGCTTTTCAGCGTTGAAATATTTGACGGTTTCATAGTTCAATAGGCTGTCAACTGATTTGGCGACCGTCTGGGTATCCAGTTCATTCATCTCCTCGCGCAATTTGTTGCGCCAGTTCGTGATGACCGCGGTAAAACTGATATAGGCGACCACCATCACCCATGTCGCCGCGACAAGGCCCCAGCCAAATTCAATCTGGAAATAAGCGGACACAAGAATCAACTCGAGCAGCGTCGGAGCAATATTGAACAACAGGAAATAGAGCATGATATCGATGCTCTTGGTACCGCGCTCAATGACTTTGGTGACGGCTCCTGTCCGCCGGTTCATATGGAACCGCATCGACAGATTATGCAAATGGCCAAAGACATTTTCGGCAAGTCGGCGCGTGGCGTCCTGCCCGACGCGTTCGAAAACGACATTGCGTAAATTGTCGAATAATACGCCGCTAAAACGCGCCCCTGCATAGGCCGCGACCAGAGCAATGGCGATGGCAACGCCATCTTCCATGCCCGGAACCATGCGGTCGACCGCAGCGCCATAAAGCCACGCCATGCTCAGCTGCACAAGCTTGGAAAGAACGACTAGAAGAAGAGCGCCGACGATGCGTACACGCAGCCCGAATTGGTCCTTTGGCCATAAATAGGGCAGGAACCGCCGCATGACGGCGAAATCGGGTTTGGTATCGGTCGGAGTTTCTAAAGGCGGCACCCGCGCCATATAGGCAGGCGGCGGCCAATAACAAAGGGTCTTTGGTGCCTTAGCCCCTGCCCGTCAGCAACAGCCAGGTCGCGATCACATTCATGCCCGTATAGGCGGCGTAAAAAAGGGTGATTAGTACGGATCCCTCGTTCGCCAGCCATAACGCCCCGATCAGCAACGCCAGTTCAATGGCATAGCTGCCATAGGGACCGATATGCTTGCCAAAATAGCGCTTGGTATCCTCGACAAAGGGATGTCCCGATTCCACCACAGCCTTGTGCATCGCAAAATTTGCGACGCCCAAGAGAAAACCGATGATCAGCAACATGGGTACGGCTTCACGGCCCTTGGCGGATAGCCCGCGCCTCGTTCCGTTCCGATTGCCGTTCGAGCGCAACCTTAATCATCGCGATGATAGGATCGGCAAGTGCGAGTCCCAACACGCCGAATAAGGCACCGAACAATATCTGGGCTCCCAATACCAGCGCCGGCGCAAGATCGACCGCACGCTTGGCGACCATCGGGACAATCAGATATCCATCCACCATCTGCACCACGAAATAGACGAAAATGGCATAAAGGCCGACATCAACCCCTGCGGAAAAGCCGACGAGTATGATGAGGGCGCCCGATACGATGGCACCGATATTCGGAAGAAACGCCAGCAAGCCGGTAAGTATGCCCAGCAACGCGGCCATAGGCACGCCGCCGAGGCTTAACAGGATCCACGTGCCGAAACCTTCGACCGCCATGCCGAGCAAGCGTCCGGCCATCAGCCGGCGCAGCACACGCCCGATCTTCTCGGCAGTCCCATAGAAATGCTCGCGTTCGGCAAGTGGCAACATCCACGCTACACCGCGTTCGTACATCCGAGGCTCCGCAGCAATAAAGATGGCGAGCACCAGCATCATGGCCATGTTGGTCAGCGTACCGACAACCGAAGATACGGCGGCCGTCACGCGCCCGACCGAGTTCAAAATCTGCGTGCCGAAACCTTTGACATCGTCGGCCGAGATGTTGAAGCCTGCCGCTGCAATCTGGTTGCCGATGGTCTCGATTTGCTTTTCGACAATCGCCTGGAGACTGGCCGCTTGCGATGCCAGTTCGGACCCCGTGAAAACAAAGGTCCAGTAAATGAAGCCGAATACGGCGAGCACGACGATTGTCAGGCGAAAACCGCGCGGAATAGGCAGAACCCGGCCTAACAGCCGCGCGCCGCCATCAAACATGGCGGCCAAAACAAGCCCGCCGATAATCAGCAATATGGGCTGTGCCAGCCAGATCAGCGCGACAACCAAAGTTGCCATGCCGATCCACACGGCTGCCTTCTTCAACTCGCTGCGGACGAGCGGATCATATAGTTCGGTTGGCCCGACCTCTTCGCGAAAGGTGTCGGTGGCTGGTGCTTCCGCCTTGCGCGGCGCGCGGGCTTTGCGCGGCTTTGCGGCGACAGCGTCATTCATTCGGTTTTGCCTTTTGCGGACGCAGGCTGGTTCCGGCGCGATCGCCCCGAAGTGAACTCACCCATGTCGCGGGATTGAGTGTGGTGCTACCATCGACCGAGAAGGTGATGATTTCAGCCCGGCCACCCAGACGGTCCCAGGAAACAGGGCCGCCTAAACCCCCCAGTTCAGAGGCGACGCGGCTGTCCGAGCTGTTGTCACGGTTGTCACCCATCAGGAATACATGACCCGCCGGAACCTTAACCGGCCCCATATTGTCCGTATCGCGGCGGCGGGCATCGATCGTGTCATACTGGACACCATTGGGCAGCGTTTCGCGAATGATCGGCAGATGACATGTCATTTTGCCATCGGCTTCACGGGTCAGTCTGCCGGGAAAATCATAATCATTGCAGGGGCTGTTGGCGTCCACCGGTAATATCAGATTGGGCTGGGTGTCCTGTTTGACGGGCTTTCCATTCAGAAAAATTTGCCCCTCACGCAGCTCGACCACATCGCCCGGCAGGCCGATGACCCGCTTGATCCAGTCCTGATATTTGCCCTTGGGGGTGAGGATGACGATATCACCGCGTTCAGGCAACTTGCCCCAAACCCGTGTGTTGCTCTCAGGGAGGGGAACGGCAAGCGCCTCGACCTCTTCACGCAGCACAAGCCAGCGAAATATAGCAACGGGGTTGGGAATAGTCGGGGAAACATGGCTCCAGCCATAGGGATATTTCGACACGAACAGGCGATCGCCCACAAGCAATGTCGGCATCATCGAAATCGACGGAATGTAAAAAGGCTTGGCGATGAAGCTGTGGAAAGCGAGTACCGCGATAAGAAGCCAGAACATACCCTTGATTTCGGCCCAAAGCGATGCCGCCCAGCTCCGCTTCTCTGGTGTCGAAGCGGGTGGAGTGGCGGGATTGCTGTTTTCGGTTGTCAAACTGCTCATACCTTTTGTGCTGGAAGCGCCTCTATGATTACAAATGCCTGCGCCCATGGATGGTCATCGGTGAGCGTCAGATGAATATGCGCTTCATAGCCGCTTGGAATCATTGCGTCGAGCCGCGCTTTTGCTCCACCCGAAAGCGCCAAAGTTGGTGCGCCCGATGGTGCATTGACAACGCCGATGTCTTTCATGAACACGCCGCGTTTGAACCCTGTGCCCACGGCTTTGGAAAAAGCCTCTTTGGCCGCGAAGCGCTTGGCGTAGGTGCCGGGCTTGGTGAACGGACGCTTTGCCGCCTTGGCGCGTTCGACGTCGGTAAAGACCCGTTTTTCAAATCGTTCACCGAACCGCTCAAGCGAATTGGCGATACGCTCAATATTGCACAGATCGGATCCCAGGCCGATTATCAACGTGCCATATCCATCAGCATACGCATTTTGCGGACACTTTCTTCAAGACCGATAAAGATGGCTTCACCGATCAGATAATGACCAATGTTGAGTTCGGCGATCTGCGGGATCGCGGCGATGGGCTGGACATTGTCGAAGGTCAAACCATGACCTGCATGGGATTCGATGCCATTTTTTGCCGCAAGCGCGGCCGCATCTGCAATCCGGCGCAGTTCGGCCTCGGCCCCTTCGCGATCGCCATCGAGCAGCAGATGGGCATATTTACCTGTGTGGAATTCGACAACGGGGGCTTTGAGCTGGATCGCAGCATCAATTTGCCGGGTGTCGGGTTCGATGAACAGGCTGACGCGGATGTTGGCTTCGCGTAACCGGGTCACCATCGGCGCCAGCTGATTATGCAGACCGGCCGCATCCAGCCCGCCTTCTGTTGTGCGCTCCTCGCGCTTTTCGGGCACGATGCACGCGGCGTGCGGCCTGTGGCGCAAGGCAATGGCGAGCATTTCTTCGGTTGCGGCCATTTCGAGGTTCAGCGGCAGGCTCGTCGCCGCCATGATCCGTTCAATATCGGCATCGCGAATATGACGTCGGTCCTCGCGTAAATGCGCTGTGATACCGTCGCCGCCAACATGAGCGATAATTTCGGCCGCGCGGACGGGGTCAGGATG from the Sphingorhabdus lacus genome contains:
- a CDS encoding TIGR01244 family sulfur transferase; protein product: MFRKLTDIIYVAPQIGVADVSEAAALGVTLIINNRPEDESADQTPGADVEAAANAAGLAYVAIPVTHAGFAEWQVTAMADALEKAEGKVLAYCRSGTRSTLLWALARASRGDHPAVLSEQAADAGYDLSPVTAMMDMVRGRAS
- the recQ gene encoding DNA helicase RecQ; this translates as MATAPAPIKAADILHRVFGFPAFRGVQEDVVARVLDGRNSLAVMPTGAGKSLCYQLPAVIMDGTTIVISPLIALMHDQMRAADAVGIRAATLTSADDNRAETMDRFRHGRLDLLYVAPERANSFEFRGLLRESKIALFAIDEAHCVSEWGHDFRPDYRLLRPLMDDFPNVPRLALTATADAHTREDIAEQLGIAPDGIIVSGFDRPNIRYAMNGGGKGGVASLVRSLNGAGIVYAQTRDRTEKIAAQIAATGRTARFYHAGMEPRVRAKAQADFVASEDMIMVATVAFGMGIDKPDVRFVVHAGLPKSIESYYQESGRAGRDGDPAVAHMLWSAGDFTRARERLAELPEERRDAERVRIDALSRLVETHGCRRAILLRHFGEDPPETCGNCDNCLEAPAVKDATELAQKLLSAVFRTGQLFGVGHLEKVLTGKSDERVLKFAHDQLSVFGIVDDQEATSLKPLARALQARGSLVANEHGGLKLAGDARQIMRGEKKVEIALVPTGRKRRERGGGNPLGDPLFDALRAKRRELAEEAGVPPYVIFHDSTLRDMAMLKPRNRSDMALVNGVGARKLDAYGDAFLDVVREFAAIA
- a CDS encoding ABCB family ABC transporter ATP-binding protein/permease; the encoded protein is MPPLETPTDTKPDFAVMRRFLPYLWPKDQFGLRVRIVGALLLVVLSKLVQLSMAWLYGAAVDRMVPGMEDGVAIAIALVAAYAGARFSGVLFDNLRNVVFERVGQDATRRLAENVFGHLHNLSMRFHMNRRTGAVTKVIERGTKSIDIMLYFLLFNIAPTLLELILVSAYFQIEFGWGLVAATWVMVVAYISFTAVITNWRNKLREEMNELDTQTVAKSVDSLLNYETVKYFNAEKREAARYNQVVSQWADAAVKSENSLAILNIGQSLITNLMMAGAMGYVVWGWSQGQFTTGHVVTVNTLLAQLFRPLDMLGMVYRTIRQGLTDMAAMFDLIDTAPEIVDAPGAPSLVIRGGALAFENVQFGYEANRPILKGVSFEIPPGGRLAVVGPSGAGKSTIARLIYRFYDVTGGRITIDGQDIRQITQSSLRSQIGIVPQDTVLFNDTIGYNIGYGREGADQPAIEEAARGAAIHSFINSLPEGYEAKVGERGLKLSGGEKQRVAIARTLLKNPPILILDEATSALDSRTEAEIQSTLDRISVRRTTIIIAHRLSTIVDADRILVLEAGQVAEQGTHFELLAKGGLYAEMWARQQNEVEEEAVTAS
- a CDS encoding AI-2E family transporter, which translates into the protein MNDAVAAKPRKARAPRKAEAPATDTFREEVGPTELYDPLVRSELKKAAVWIGMATLVVALIWLAQPILLIIGGLVLAAMFDGGARLLGRVLPIPRGFRLTIVVLAVFGFIYWTFVFTGSELASQAASLQAIVEKQIETIGNQIAAAGFNISADDVKGFGTQILNSVGRVTAAVSSVVGTLTNMAMMLVLAIFIAAEPRMYERGVAWMLPLAEREHFYGTAEKIGRVLRRLMAGRLLGMAVEGFGTWILLSLGGVPMAALLGILTGLLAFLPNIGAIVSGALIILVGFSAGVDVGLYAIFVYFVVQMVDGYLIVPMVAKRAVDLAPALVLGAQILFGALFGVLGLALADPIIAMIKVALERQSERNEARAIRQGP
- the lepB gene encoding signal peptidase I; the protein is MSSLTTENSNPATPPASTPEKRSWAASLWAEIKGMFWLLIAVLAFHSFIAKPFYIPSISMMPTLLVGDRLFVSKYPYGWSHVSPTIPNPVAIFRWLVLREEVEALAVPLPESNTRVWGKLPERGDIVILTPKGKYQDWIKRVIGLPGDVVELREGQIFLNGKPVKQDTQPNLILPVDANSPCNDYDFPGRLTREADGKMTCHLPIIRETLPNGVQYDTIDARRRDTDNMGPVKVPAGHVFLMGDNRDNSSDSRVASELGGLGGPVSWDRLGGRAEIITFSVDGSTTLNPATWVSSLRGDRAGTSLRPQKAKPNE
- the acpS gene encoding holo-ACP synthase — translated: MIIGLGSDLCNIERIANSLERFGERFEKRVFTDVERAKAAKRPFTKPGTYAKRFAAKEAFSKAVGTGFKRGVFMKDIGVVNAPSGAPTLALSGGAKARLDAMIPSGYEAHIHLTLTDDHPWAQAFVIIEALPAQKV
- a CDS encoding pyridoxine 5'-phosphate synthase → MTAPLRLGVNIDHVATIRNARGGDHPDPVRAAEIIAHVGGDGITAHLREDRRHIRDADIERIMAATSLPLNLEMAATEEMLAIALRHRPHAACIVPEKREERTTEGGLDAAGLHNQLAPMVTRLREANIRVSLFIEPDTRQIDAAIQLKAPVVEFHTGKYAHLLLDGDREGAEAELRRIADAAALAAKNGIESHAGHGLTFDNVQPIAAIPQIAELNIGHYLIGEAIFIGLEESVRKMRMLMDMAR